In Microcaecilia unicolor chromosome 1, aMicUni1.1, whole genome shotgun sequence, the following are encoded in one genomic region:
- the LRATD2 gene encoding protein LRATD2, with translation MGNQVEKLTHLSYKEVPTADPTGQDKDDGPRIGVSYIFSADDEELEEAGNEAVRRGPAAGEEQQRPRHHDPRNEVECSVYYRDECVYLKSSEPDGALCTYSAENLLNRCKPGDLLEFVAQDQYPHWAVYVGDFQVVHLHRLEVKNSFLTEASQGRQGRIVSEHFRYKPLSPGVVVQNAMEQVGAKEQELSWRNSECFAAWCRYGKREFKIGGELRIGKQPYRLKIQLSEKNSHTLEFQSLEDLIMEKRRNDRIGRAAVVQELASHLHAESEARTDHNAN, from the coding sequence ATGGGGAACCAGGTGGAGAAACTGACCCACCTAAGTTATAAAGAAGTGCCCACGGCGGACCCCACTGGGCAGGATAAAGACGACGGCCCCAGAATTGGAGTCTCCTACATCTTCTCGGCGGACGACGAGGAGCTGGAAGAGGCGGGCAACGAGGCAGTGCGGCGGGGGccggcggcgggggaggagcagcagcggccgcggCACCACGACCCCCGCAACGAGGTGGAGTGCTCGGTCTACTACCGGGACGAGTGTGTGTACCTGAAGAGCTCGGAGCCGGATGGTGCCCTCTGCACCTACTCCGCCGAGAACCTGCTGAACAGGTGCAAGCCGGGCGACCTGCTGGAGTTCGTGGCCCAGGACCAGTATCCACACTGGGCCGTGTATGTGGGCGACTTCCAGGTCGTGCACTTGCACCGCCTGGAGGTGAAGAACAGCTTCCTGACCGAAGCCAGCCAGGGCAGGCAGGGCAGGATCGTCAGCGAGCATTTCCGCTACAAGCCCCTGAGCCCCGGTGTGGTGGTGCAGAACGCCATGGAGCAGGTGGGGGCCAAGGAGCAGGAGCTGAGCTGGAGGAACTCGGAGTGTTTCGCAGCCTGGTGCAGGTACGGCAAGCGCGAGTTTAAGATCGGAGGGGAGCTCAGGATAGGCAAGCAGCCCTACCGGCTGAAAATCCAGCTCTCGGAGAAAAATTCTCACACGCTGGAGTTTCAGAGCCTGGAGGACCTGATcatggagaaaaggaggaacgATCGCATTGGGCGAGCGGCAGTGGTCCAGGAGCTCGCCAGTCATCTGCATGCCGAGAGTGAAGCCAGGACTGATCACAATGCTAACTGA